A stretch of Macadamia integrifolia cultivar HAES 741 chromosome 7, SCU_Mint_v3, whole genome shotgun sequence DNA encodes these proteins:
- the LOC122084454 gene encoding protein RESTRICTED TEV MOVEMENT 3-like isoform X2, with protein sequence METKNKFITGEMELFSIKGEEVSRTMRDEPPTHFELKIKSFSSLSKSSLERYESGNFEAGGYKWKLCLHPKGNKDKNGEGHISLYLVISDTNSLSRGWEVHALFRLFLLDQLEDKYLSIQDSNGRARRFRASRTQSGFDRLISLKQFNDPSNGYLVNDTCVFGAEVFVHRESVSGKGECLLMTAGPDTCNHTWKIENFSALFAESLFSEVFTAGGHKWRVNLWPKGHGEQKGKSLSLFLELNDYSTLLPGQGVYVEAQLRVLDQVNGKHMEKKMQHWFYDSSKDWGWAMFLSLNSLKNQSMGYLVKGGCIIETHLLFIGAIEKLGQKSE encoded by the exons ATGGAAACGAAGAACAAATTTATAACCGGCGAGATGGAGCTTTTCTCTATTAAGGGTGAAGAAG TGTCAAGAACAATGAGGGATGAACCTCCAACTCACTTCGAACTTAAGATTAAGTCATTTTCTTCGCTCTCAAAGTCATCACTTGAAAGATACGAGTCCGGAAATTTCGAAGCTGGTGGCTACAAATG GAAACTCTGTCTGCACCCAAAAGGCAACAAGGACAAAAATGGGGAAGGACACATCTCTCTCTACTTGGTAATATCAGATACAAACTCCCTCTCTCGAGGTTGGGAGGTCCATGCCTTGTTCAGGCTGTTTTTGCTTGACCAACTTGAGGACAAGTACTTGAGCATCCAAG ATTCCAATGGAAGAGCAAGAAGATTCCGTGCATCAAGAACGCAATCTGGGTTCGACAGATTAATTAGCTTGAAACAATTCAATGACCCTTCTAATGGATACTTGGTAAACGACACTTGTGTGTTTGGAGCTGAAGTCTTTGTCCACAGAGAGAGTGTTTCAGGCAAAGGAGAGTGTTTGTTGATGACAGCTGGACCTGACACTTGTAACCATACCTGGAAGATAGAGAATTTCTCTGCATTGTTTGCGGAATCCCTTTTCTCGGAAGTGTTCACTGCTGGTGGTCATAAATG GAGGGTAAATCTCTGGCCTAAAGGTCATGGGGAACAGAAAGGAAAAAGCCTTTCTTTGTTCCTGGAGTTGAATGATTATTCAACCCTTCTTCCCGGCCAAGGAGTATATGTGGAGGCACAATTGCGAGTGTTGGACCAGGTCAACGGCAAGCACATGGAAAAGAAAA TGCAACATTGGTTTTATGACTCAAGTAAGGATTGGGGTTGGGCAATGTTCCTGTCTCTCAATAGTCTCAAAAACCAGTCGATGGGCTACTTGGTGAAAGGTGGCTGCATCATTGAAACACACCTGCTATTCATTGGAGCAATTGAGAAACTGGGCCAGAAATCAGAATGA
- the LOC122084454 gene encoding protein RESTRICTED TEV MOVEMENT 3-like isoform X1: protein METKNKFITGEMELFSIKGEEAVSRTMRDEPPTHFELKIKSFSSLSKSSLERYESGNFEAGGYKWKLCLHPKGNKDKNGEGHISLYLVISDTNSLSRGWEVHALFRLFLLDQLEDKYLSIQDSNGRARRFRASRTQSGFDRLISLKQFNDPSNGYLVNDTCVFGAEVFVHRESVSGKGECLLMTAGPDTCNHTWKIENFSALFAESLFSEVFTAGGHKWRVNLWPKGHGEQKGKSLSLFLELNDYSTLLPGQGVYVEAQLRVLDQVNGKHMEKKMQHWFYDSSKDWGWAMFLSLNSLKNQSMGYLVKGGCIIETHLLFIGAIEKLGQKSE, encoded by the exons ATGGAAACGAAGAACAAATTTATAACCGGCGAGATGGAGCTTTTCTCTATTAAGGGTGAAGAAG CAGTGTCAAGAACAATGAGGGATGAACCTCCAACTCACTTCGAACTTAAGATTAAGTCATTTTCTTCGCTCTCAAAGTCATCACTTGAAAGATACGAGTCCGGAAATTTCGAAGCTGGTGGCTACAAATG GAAACTCTGTCTGCACCCAAAAGGCAACAAGGACAAAAATGGGGAAGGACACATCTCTCTCTACTTGGTAATATCAGATACAAACTCCCTCTCTCGAGGTTGGGAGGTCCATGCCTTGTTCAGGCTGTTTTTGCTTGACCAACTTGAGGACAAGTACTTGAGCATCCAAG ATTCCAATGGAAGAGCAAGAAGATTCCGTGCATCAAGAACGCAATCTGGGTTCGACAGATTAATTAGCTTGAAACAATTCAATGACCCTTCTAATGGATACTTGGTAAACGACACTTGTGTGTTTGGAGCTGAAGTCTTTGTCCACAGAGAGAGTGTTTCAGGCAAAGGAGAGTGTTTGTTGATGACAGCTGGACCTGACACTTGTAACCATACCTGGAAGATAGAGAATTTCTCTGCATTGTTTGCGGAATCCCTTTTCTCGGAAGTGTTCACTGCTGGTGGTCATAAATG GAGGGTAAATCTCTGGCCTAAAGGTCATGGGGAACAGAAAGGAAAAAGCCTTTCTTTGTTCCTGGAGTTGAATGATTATTCAACCCTTCTTCCCGGCCAAGGAGTATATGTGGAGGCACAATTGCGAGTGTTGGACCAGGTCAACGGCAAGCACATGGAAAAGAAAA TGCAACATTGGTTTTATGACTCAAGTAAGGATTGGGGTTGGGCAATGTTCCTGTCTCTCAATAGTCTCAAAAACCAGTCGATGGGCTACTTGGTGAAAGGTGGCTGCATCATTGAAACACACCTGCTATTCATTGGAGCAATTGAGAAACTGGGCCAGAAATCAGAATGA